In Deinococcus proteolyticus MRP, a single genomic region encodes these proteins:
- a CDS encoding endonuclease MutS2, whose translation MFADAALEALDFPRVRSALAQRAATGLGVERCLALRPSDDPERIARELDEVEDALFGVSLSLGGIFDIREVQARAAEGRVLSGSELLQVAYSLDGAMTVRRAIHANSRGALREVALGLGDHSELVSRYLSALTREGELRDDASPRLRDLRHRIEPLRGRIRDRLQASLERWADVLQENIVTLRRDRYVLPVQASRVGQVDGIIVDASATGQTYFVEPAAVTQLNNELTRLRLDEEAEVRRILTELSGLLARDAAVPMTLDTIAQLDLIAAKAALARDWRLNRAQPSPAGVYDLRAARHPLIEGAVANDLALGETRLLLITGPNMGGKTVTLKTLGLAVLMNQCGMYVAADHAELPVVRDVLVDIGDEQSIEASLSTFASHLKHLRDVLDEAGPGTLILVDELGSGTDPEEGAALSQAIIEGLLERDARGIITSHLAPLKLFALETPGLKNASMGFEVSTLSPTYRLQVGQPGRSYALAIAGRMGLPAGVLRRAEEVLGPEANLMERMLAGIEQERRELAAQLEAADAARRETEAALAKARRDRDELEQRRDELLAEAVQKADALYADAAENVRRMRRRAQDAEARPRVMQELQGLRHAAQKARPKPRVQEEVRGDPIQVGSDVTVPAYGASGQVLEMRGDQLVVQLGLMKVSVRRRDVRLKQPEKQRGGGPRFTGTVRKRAFDREIQLRGLGVAEAEEELRQAITEAHALKETPLRVVHGKGQGVLRRLLRDYLKTDKRVESYHDAEANQGGHGVTIVNVKV comes from the coding sequence ATGTTTGCTGACGCTGCCCTGGAAGCCCTGGATTTCCCCCGTGTCCGTTCGGCGCTCGCGCAGCGTGCTGCGACGGGGCTGGGTGTGGAGCGCTGCCTGGCCCTGCGCCCCAGCGACGACCCGGAGCGTATCGCCCGCGAACTGGATGAGGTCGAAGACGCCCTGTTCGGGGTCAGCCTGTCGCTGGGCGGCATCTTCGATATCCGGGAAGTGCAGGCCCGCGCTGCCGAGGGCCGGGTGCTGTCCGGCAGCGAACTGCTCCAGGTGGCCTACTCGTTGGACGGCGCGATGACCGTGCGCCGCGCCATCCATGCCAACTCACGCGGCGCCCTGCGCGAGGTCGCACTGGGCCTGGGCGACCACTCCGAGCTGGTCAGCCGCTACCTGTCCGCGCTGACCCGCGAGGGCGAACTGCGCGACGACGCCAGCCCCCGCCTGCGTGACCTGCGCCACCGCATCGAGCCGTTGCGGGGCCGCATCCGTGACCGCTTGCAGGCCAGCTTGGAACGCTGGGCCGACGTGCTGCAGGAAAACATCGTCACGCTGCGCCGCGACCGTTACGTGCTACCGGTGCAGGCCAGCCGGGTGGGGCAGGTGGACGGCATCATCGTGGACGCCTCGGCCACTGGGCAGACCTACTTTGTGGAGCCGGCGGCCGTCACGCAGCTCAACAACGAACTCACCCGCCTGCGCCTGGACGAGGAAGCCGAGGTGCGGCGCATCCTGACCGAGCTGTCGGGGCTGCTGGCCCGTGACGCCGCTGTGCCCATGACGCTGGACACCATCGCTCAGCTGGACCTGATTGCCGCCAAGGCCGCGCTGGCCCGCGACTGGCGCCTGAACCGCGCCCAGCCGTCGCCGGCCGGCGTGTACGACCTGCGGGCCGCCCGGCACCCGCTGATTGAGGGGGCCGTCGCCAACGACCTCGCCCTGGGCGAGACCCGGCTGCTGCTGATTACCGGCCCCAACATGGGCGGCAAGACCGTGACCCTCAAGACCTTGGGCCTGGCCGTGCTGATGAACCAGTGCGGCATGTACGTGGCCGCCGACCACGCCGAGCTGCCGGTGGTGCGGGACGTGCTGGTGGACATCGGGGATGAGCAGAGCATCGAGGCCAGCCTGAGTACCTTCGCCAGCCACCTCAAGCACCTGCGGGACGTGCTGGACGAAGCCGGCCCCGGCACCCTGATTTTGGTAGACGAGCTGGGCAGCGGCACCGACCCGGAAGAGGGCGCCGCACTCTCGCAGGCCATCATCGAAGGGCTGCTGGAGCGTGACGCACGCGGCATCATCACCTCGCACCTTGCTCCACTCAAGCTGTTCGCCCTGGAAACGCCGGGCCTGAAAAACGCCAGCATGGGCTTTGAGGTGTCCACATTGTCGCCGACCTACCGCTTGCAGGTCGGGCAGCCGGGCCGCTCCTACGCGCTGGCGATTGCCGGACGCATGGGCTTGCCGGCGGGGGTGCTCCGCCGCGCCGAGGAGGTGCTGGGGCCGGAAGCCAACCTGATGGAGCGGATGCTGGCCGGTATCGAGCAGGAGCGCCGTGAACTGGCCGCTCAGCTGGAAGCCGCAGACGCCGCCCGCCGCGAAACGGAAGCCGCCCTGGCCAAAGCCCGCCGCGACCGCGACGAACTGGAGCAGCGCCGTGACGAACTGCTGGCCGAGGCCGTCCAGAAAGCCGACGCCCTGTACGCAGACGCCGCCGAGAATGTGCGCCGGATGCGCCGCCGCGCTCAGGACGCCGAAGCCCGCCCCCGCGTTATGCAGGAACTGCAGGGCCTGCGCCACGCCGCCCAAAAGGCCCGCCCCAAGCCCCGCGTGCAGGAAGAGGTGCGCGGCGACCCCATCCAGGTGGGCAGCGACGTGACCGTGCCCGCCTACGGCGCCTCGGGGCAGGTGCTGGAAATGCGCGGTGACCAGTTGGTGGTGCAGCTGGGCCTGATGAAGGTGTCGGTGCGCCGCCGCGACGTGCGCCTCAAGCAGCCCGAAAAGCAAAGGGGCGGCGGTCCCCGCTTTACCGGCACGGTCCGTAAGCGGGCGTTCGACCGGGAAATCCAGCTGCGGGGCCTGGGGGTGGCCGAGGCCGAAGAAGAACTGCGCCAGGCGATTACCGAGGCGCACGCCCTCAAGGAGACCCCGCTGCGGGTGGTGCACGGCAAGGGACAAGGGGTGTTGCGCCGCCTGCTGCGTGATTACCTCAAGACCGACAAGCGGGTGGAAAGCTACCATGACGCTGAAGCCAACCAGGGCGGGCACGGCGTGACTATCGTGAACGTCAAGGTGTAA
- a CDS encoding OmpH family outer membrane protein, whose amino-acid sequence MNKAAKVLLPLSAVAAVAVATVAPSAQTPAQKVGFVDVDRVFAAHPQANAVNTQVKAIEQKANTELGGLRQQMITIAEKGDKATAAERQQLTQLETTFNSKFQAYGKQIAQQSAPIETSVDAAISKVAKANGYSIVMDRKVAAQGLVVFAENNNDLTDAVIKEVK is encoded by the coding sequence ATGAATAAAGCCGCCAAGGTCCTGCTTCCCCTTTCCGCTGTTGCCGCTGTCGCTGTTGCTACCGTTGCTCCCAGCGCCCAGACTCCGGCACAGAAGGTCGGCTTTGTTGATGTGGACCGCGTGTTCGCTGCTCACCCTCAGGCCAATGCCGTAAACACCCAGGTCAAGGCCATTGAGCAAAAGGCCAACACCGAACTGGGCGGCCTGCGCCAGCAGATGATTACCATTGCCGAGAAGGGCGACAAAGCCACTGCGGCCGAGCGCCAGCAGCTGACCCAGCTGGAAACCACCTTCAACTCCAAGTTCCAGGCCTACGGCAAGCAGATTGCCCAGCAGTCGGCCCCCATCGAAACCTCGGTGGACGCCGCCATCTCCAAGGTCGCCAAGGCCAACGGCTACAGCATCGTGATGGACCGCAAGGTGGCCGCACAGGGCCTGGTGGTCTTTGCCGAGAACAACAACGACCTGACCGACGCGGTCATCAAGGAAGTCAAGTAA
- a CDS encoding transglycosylase domain-containing protein, with the protein MRSALLRPLLGFLAAALLLALAGVGVLYVVWTRDLPSIGDVDLLALGGETRVYDRKNRLIGVLTPSLSSGALASGELLELGEISQPLRKAVVSSEDRRFNSHRGLDMVGIGRGLLKGLFLGDLEGGSSITQQLVKNTLLGDMNSERTLERKFKEAVLAYRVEKNFSKNQILAAYLNVVYWGKTQRRSIVGIDQAAHAYFGKSAAELNLAESAYLAVLIPAPNSRYQKFEEFRPLTRILLDRMVEDGTVTQAQADQAWRTPIYPAGWRIGWNADGTVRSARLENPARLEENLPAQAPQVAFHYLQAVERELVAQLGRKEAYASAKIVTGLDLDAQRAAEQAAREAELPEGATLGMAFVDPQTGEVTAMVGQQLDAGRPADWDNATQSRRQVGSSVKPFVYTLALSQGWQQSDTVLDAPLQGEYQPKNYDGRWLGYPVTLRYALDHSLNLPTVRLAQEVGVGELEGKLTELGFQVQPDLGLSLSIGTLEASPLQLASAYAAFANGGLYRPASFVRQVVDEHGKVIYQRPEVPAVRVWDERTAYLGLDMLKGVVNDLSEAQGGLATRARIEGWPVGGKTGTTNDIRDLWFAGVAPGVAGAVWVGREDNQPLPAWAYSGTVPTPIWQRAARGQLAGRKPGDFPVPQGITFATVRRVEMAFLSEKLQTPGAPAGRSSAPSPTAPAATVPAPPPRSSQPSRPPAPTSAPADPPEVPVAAPQTPMTQPPVAQPSEPQPTVPQDSAAPTPEASPDPSQIPPLPQEPAQQLPQEQLPQEQVPLPDLRGVQDEAARAWEETQRAAEQGLRDTLERGSDQAADELQRALDQAREQLQQLPQTAPQSSP; encoded by the coding sequence ATGCGCTCTGCCCTGCTCCGCCCCCTTCTAGGTTTTCTGGCCGCCGCCCTGCTCTTGGCTCTGGCGGGGGTGGGCGTGCTGTACGTCGTCTGGACCCGCGACCTGCCCAGCATAGGGGACGTGGACCTGCTGGCCCTGGGCGGTGAAACCCGTGTCTACGACCGCAAGAACCGCCTGATTGGTGTGCTGACGCCCAGCCTCAGCAGTGGAGCGCTGGCCAGCGGCGAGCTGCTGGAGCTCGGTGAAATCAGCCAGCCGCTGCGTAAGGCGGTGGTCAGCAGCGAGGATAGGCGCTTCAACTCCCACCGGGGCCTGGACATGGTGGGGATCGGCCGTGGTCTGCTCAAGGGTCTGTTTCTGGGCGACCTGGAAGGCGGCAGTTCCATCACCCAGCAGTTGGTCAAAAACACCCTGCTGGGCGACATGAACTCTGAGCGCACACTGGAGCGCAAGTTCAAGGAAGCCGTGCTGGCCTACCGGGTAGAAAAAAACTTTTCCAAGAACCAGATTCTGGCGGCTTACCTGAACGTGGTGTACTGGGGCAAGACCCAGCGGCGCTCCATCGTGGGGATTGATCAGGCAGCGCACGCCTATTTCGGCAAGTCGGCCGCCGAGCTGAACCTGGCCGAAAGCGCCTACCTGGCCGTGCTGATTCCCGCGCCGAACTCGCGCTACCAGAAGTTCGAGGAGTTCCGGCCGCTGACCCGCATTCTGCTGGACCGGATGGTGGAAGACGGCACCGTGACCCAGGCGCAGGCGGACCAGGCCTGGCGCACGCCCATCTACCCGGCGGGCTGGCGCATCGGCTGGAATGCCGACGGCACCGTGCGCAGTGCGCGGCTGGAGAACCCGGCCCGCCTGGAAGAGAACCTGCCCGCTCAGGCCCCGCAGGTCGCCTTTCACTACCTGCAAGCGGTGGAGCGTGAACTGGTCGCGCAGCTGGGCCGTAAGGAGGCCTACGCCAGCGCCAAAATCGTGACCGGGCTGGACCTGGACGCCCAGCGGGCCGCCGAACAGGCCGCCCGCGAGGCCGAGCTGCCGGAAGGGGCCACCCTGGGCATGGCTTTCGTGGACCCGCAGACTGGGGAAGTCACGGCGATGGTGGGCCAGCAGCTGGACGCCGGCCGCCCTGCCGACTGGGACAACGCCACGCAGTCGCGCCGGCAGGTGGGCAGTTCTGTCAAGCCGTTTGTGTACACCCTGGCACTGTCGCAGGGCTGGCAGCAGAGCGACACGGTGCTGGACGCCCCGCTGCAGGGCGAGTACCAGCCCAAAAACTACGACGGCCGCTGGCTGGGCTACCCGGTCACGCTGCGCTACGCCCTGGACCACTCGCTGAACCTGCCTACCGTGCGGCTGGCGCAGGAGGTGGGCGTGGGCGAACTGGAAGGCAAGCTGACCGAGCTGGGCTTTCAGGTGCAGCCGGACCTGGGCCTCAGCCTCAGCATCGGGACGCTGGAAGCCAGCCCCTTGCAGCTGGCATCGGCCTACGCGGCTTTCGCCAATGGTGGGCTGTACCGCCCGGCCAGCTTCGTGCGGCAGGTCGTGGACGAGCACGGCAAGGTAATTTATCAGCGCCCGGAAGTGCCGGCAGTGCGGGTGTGGGACGAGCGCACCGCCTACCTGGGGCTGGACATGCTGAAAGGTGTGGTGAACGACCTCTCGGAAGCCCAAGGCGGCCTGGCGACCCGCGCCCGAATTGAAGGCTGGCCGGTCGGTGGCAAGACCGGCACCACCAACGACATCCGCGACCTGTGGTTTGCCGGGGTGGCGCCGGGGGTGGCCGGCGCCGTGTGGGTGGGCCGCGAGGACAATCAGCCGCTGCCGGCCTGGGCCTACAGCGGCACCGTGCCCACGCCCATCTGGCAGCGTGCGGCGCGGGGCCAGCTGGCCGGCCGCAAGCCCGGGGACTTCCCGGTGCCGCAGGGCATCACCTTCGCCACTGTGCGGCGGGTGGAGATGGCTTTTCTCAGCGAGAAGCTCCAGACGCCTGGTGCGCCGGCCGGCCGGTCGTCTGCACCGTCTCCTACGGCCCCGGCGGCGACTGTTCCTGCACCGCCGCCCCGCTCTTCTCAGCCGTCCCGCCCGCCCGCGCCCACGTCCGCCCCTGCTGACCCGCCGGAGGTGCCGGTGGCTGCGCCCCAGACGCCCATGACACAGCCACCTGTGGCGCAGCCAAGTGAGCCGCAGCCAACCGTGCCCCAGGACTCCGCTGCGCCTACGCCTGAGGCGTCCCCCGACCCTTCCCAGATACCGCCCCTGCCCCAGGAGCCAGCACAGCAGTTGCCCCAGGAGCAGTTGCCTCAGGAGCAGGTACCGCTGCCGGACCTCAGGGGCGTGCAGGATGAGGCCGCCCGCGCCTGGGAGGAGACTCAGCGTGCCGCCGAGCAGGGCCTGCGTGACACCCTGGAGAGGGGCAGTGACCAGGCCGCCGACGAGCTGCAACGTGCGCTGGACCAGGCCCGCGAGCAGTTGCAGCAGCTTCCCCAGACTGCGCCGCAGAGCAGTCCCTGA
- a CDS encoding carboxymuconolactone decarboxylase family protein translates to MSEESSASASARAAIFGTQEDRILQRLEALDPDLMAYIRDFAYDTVYERPGLDLKTKELLACALLASLGSPDELKTHLRGALRAGATEQEVRETLLFCVPYLGFPRVVAAFGQLADLQAKQAGRAGQTGTPQDHG, encoded by the coding sequence ATGAGCGAAGAATCCTCTGCTTCTGCCTCCGCCCGCGCCGCCATTTTCGGAACCCAGGAGGACCGCATCCTGCAGCGGCTGGAAGCCCTGGACCCCGACCTGATGGCCTATATCCGCGACTTCGCCTATGACACGGTGTACGAGCGCCCCGGCCTGGACCTGAAGACCAAGGAACTGCTGGCCTGTGCCCTGCTCGCCAGCCTGGGCAGCCCCGACGAACTGAAGACCCACCTGCGCGGCGCGCTGCGGGCCGGAGCCACCGAGCAGGAGGTGCGCGAAACATTGCTGTTCTGCGTGCCCTACCTGGGATTTCCACGGGTGGTGGCCGCGTTCGGGCAGCTGGCAGACCTGCAAGCGAAGCAGGCTGGGCGGGCCGGACAGACCGGGACGCCGCAGGACCACGGCTGA
- a CDS encoding Crp/Fnr family transcriptional regulator — MNPQDQLRENPLFGGVTEETIREAGRVAVPYHFEEGEVLLSQDRGGELLHLLTSGAVRVSRLGTGQLERTVSELYAPNLVGESALLLGGERSATVTATLPSSTLALHRPHLEMIARRDPRLLWNLAHILAARVRDLNDELIACGHSTDAALAHVMRNLYRQRVQAGVPEAAALPLTHSDLMVRLSASRETVSRVLKRFQKQGIIRVSEGRLHLLRPEVLEGYDPEGE, encoded by the coding sequence ATGAATCCACAGGACCAGTTGCGTGAGAATCCTCTTTTCGGCGGTGTGACGGAAGAAACCATCCGGGAAGCGGGCCGCGTGGCCGTGCCGTATCACTTTGAAGAAGGTGAAGTGCTGCTGTCTCAGGACCGGGGCGGCGAACTGCTGCATCTGCTCACCTCCGGCGCGGTGAGGGTCAGCCGGCTGGGCACCGGACAGCTGGAGCGCACGGTTAGCGAGCTGTACGCTCCCAATCTGGTGGGTGAAAGTGCCCTGCTGCTGGGCGGTGAACGGAGCGCCACCGTGACCGCGACCCTGCCCAGCAGCACGCTGGCCCTGCACCGGCCGCACCTGGAAATGATTGCCCGGCGCGACCCCAGGCTCCTGTGGAACCTGGCCCATATCCTCGCGGCGAGAGTGCGCGACCTGAACGATGAACTGATTGCCTGCGGCCATTCCACCGACGCCGCGCTGGCCCATGTGATGCGCAACCTCTACCGCCAGCGCGTGCAGGCAGGTGTGCCCGAGGCGGCGGCGCTGCCGCTCACCCATAGCGACCTGATGGTGCGGCTTTCGGCCAGCCGCGAGACGGTGTCGCGGGTGCTCAAGCGGTTCCAGAAGCAGGGCATTATCCGGGTGAGTGAAGGCCGGCTGCACCTGCTGCGCCCCGAGGTGCTTGAAGGCTACGACCCCGAAGGGGAATAG
- the mscL gene encoding large conductance mechanosensitive channel protein MscL, producing MLSGFRDFIMRGNVVDLAVGVVIGAAFNGLVEAFTKAFLDPLVRLVGGGDVAGTIVLRAAQGAQEAIVLDYGSFITSLINFLLTAAVLYFFVVQPMNHLNERLKRTDKPAVAEPSNEEKLLAEIRDELRRTRA from the coding sequence ATGCTTTCTGGATTTCGAGATTTCATTATGCGTGGCAATGTGGTGGACCTGGCGGTCGGTGTGGTCATCGGCGCCGCCTTCAACGGGCTGGTGGAGGCCTTTACCAAGGCATTCCTGGACCCTCTGGTCCGCTTGGTGGGCGGCGGCGACGTGGCCGGCACCATCGTGCTGCGGGCAGCTCAAGGCGCACAGGAGGCCATCGTGCTGGACTACGGCTCCTTTATCACCTCGCTGATCAACTTCCTGCTGACGGCCGCTGTGCTGTACTTCTTCGTGGTGCAGCCCATGAACCACCTGAATGAGCGCCTCAAGCGCACCGACAAGCCCGCCGTGGCCGAGCCCAGCAACGAGGAAAAGCTGCTGGCCGAAATTCGCGACGAGCTGCGCCGCACCCGCGCCTGA